The Cryptomeria japonica chromosome 2, Sugi_1.0, whole genome shotgun sequence region GCCTGTTTGGTGAAGGGGATAGAGATGTATGGAaagaaatggtaggaaagttaaggTGTGAACCTAATCTCCATAAGAAACTTAGAGTCTCCTACGACAGCCTTGATTCCTTAGAAAAGGAAATGTTTCACGATATTGCTTGTTTTTTTACATGGAGGGAGAAAGAAATTGTTATGATCTTTTGGGAAGGGTTGATTCAGAGTCCTCACGCATCTCTTAGAAGTCTCTTGCAAAAGTCCTTTGTAAGCTTTGGCTGTAGCAACGAATTCCTGATGCATCGCTGCCTCCGGGATTTGGGAAGAAGTATATCAAATGAAATATCTAGAGAGCCTCGTAAACGCACAAGAGTATTTGATGAGGACGATGCGCACCATGTTTTACGGCAACCCAGCGTATGGATTTCTTTGTaaacctttttattttttgaaatgtttcattAGCCTATTTTCTTGTTGAGTCGTACATAGTAGTTAGATCAGTTGAATAGGAAACTGAAGAATATTTGTGTATTCGACTGGAGTCGCAGAAAAAGGCCAAGCTTGTGCGTTATTTTTCGTATGAGCCCAAGGAGCCGATGACATTGAAGGCAGAAATGTTCAAATCACTGTACAATTTGTGGTTTCTTCGGCTTGCAGATATTGGCATTGAAGGGCACTTTTCTGAGGAATTCTCCTTGGGGGATTTGAGATGGCTAAGCTtgagaaaattttcatcaaaacgGCTACCTCAAGGAATGAACTTGCGAAGCCTTGTTATTCTGGAAGTGACCGATAGCCAGATCACTCATTTGTGGGACGAAACGACAGAAGATCCAACTGTGAGCAGTACATGTTTTTTTTTTCTGTCTTTGAATTCTGTAGTCAAACATATACTCGGTATCAAATTTTACATAGCTTGTGTATTATTTGAACAGATGAGACCTGGGAATCTTAAAGTGCTTATTTTGAGGGGATGCGCATCCCTGGAGAGTCTTCCTGCCACACTGTGTTATACACCGTTGCAGATGCTGGACTTGCACAATTGCCATTCATTGAGCAGCCTGCCTAATACCGTTGGAAGCTGGGCCAGCTTAGTTACTCTCGACATGGAAGGATGCAGTGTTTCTTCTTTGCCTCGAGACTTTGGCGATCTTGTGAATCTGAAGGAACTCAATCTCTCACGTTGTAGAAATCTGTCTGTAATTCCCGCTAGCTTTGGGAATTTGACTCGGCTAGAAAGGCTAGAGATTCACCACAATGATAAGCTTACAGAGCTACCCGACAGCTTTTGTGGCCTGAAATCTTTGGCTCATCTGGATTTCAGCTATTGCCATTCACTGAGCAGTCTCCCTAATACAGTGGGAAGCTTGATCAGCTTAGTCTGTCTCGAAATGGAAGAATGCAGCATTTATTCTCTGCCTCAAAACTTGTGCAATCTTGCAAATCTTCAGGAGCTGAACCTTTCATACTGTCAACACCTGTCTAGCCTTCCCGCTAACTTTGGGAATTTGACACGGCTAGAAAGGCTACAAATCCCCCACATTCCTGGGCTTACAGAGCTACCCAACAGCTTTGGCGGCCTGAAAACTTTGGCTTATTTGGATGCCAGCTATTGCGGACTGACAGACAATGGACTACCAGCCACAATATCCGAACTGTGTGCACTGAAAATCATACATCTTGAAGGTAACAGAATCTGCCGTCTTCCTAGCGGCTTGGAAAAGTTAACACAACTTGAAGAGCTGCATGTGGACGATTGCAGAGAACTTGCCGTACTGTCGGCGCTTCCATCATCGTTGCAACTGCTCTACGCCCGCAACTGTTTCGGTTTGAACACAATCTGCTGCCTTCCAGCATTGCCAAGCCTAATGACATTAGACGTTAGCAAGTCCTGCCACCTCACTCAATTGCATGGCCTGGTATCGTTGAAGCAATTAACCACGCTCAATCTTGTGGGCTGCAGTGGTATCTTTTCTTGTGGGGTTCTCGAAAGCTGCTTGACTGGTCTCACAGCTCTCGAGTGCGTTTTTGTTGGCGGGCCCGGTGTCTCATCTGCTCAATTACAAATTTTTTATGATTCCTACAAGGTAGGTACCTAAGCTCTtctggttttttttgttttgttttcaatgtGGGACCTATAATTTTCAGGCTTTATGAACTCTTCTAGATGTAACAGAGGTCGACCGACTAACTTGTGCATCTAAATTCTAGGAACTAACGTACATTTACACATGGGCACTTTTTGCTTTGTCAGGACTTCTCTTTCAGGGAAAATTGTCTCCTGGCTAATCTAGACGCTCCTGTAAATTGGCTACAAGGGGAGGCATGCGGACAGGACGGCTATAGCATTGATTATTGCACGGAGAAGAATAAAGTTGAGAATTGTGCAGgatatattgtttgtttggtctccTCTGGCCAAGTCCAAATACGTGAGGATTGTGGGGTAAACCCAGGTATTAACAGGCTGAGCTACACAATTGAGAGGGATGATAGTTTACTTACATGTCCAGTGAACCATCAAAACTCAACCATAGATGGTGGTGATTACTTGGAAGTGCGCCTTGTAAGAGCAGAGACCACGCCAGACTTTGCTTGGTTGAAGGGGGGTGATAAAGTGAGGGTGAATGCAAGGTCTGATTATGAGAATTGGAAGGCATCTTTTAAGTTTctaatgtatgaagaaactacgcCCTCTCATGGACAGAAGCCTCCCAAAATGATCACTTTTGTTATGTAAAACAAGGTGACAATGTTTATTCAAGTCTTTATTGCCATACaaatatttattcatttttctgaggtattaattacatttattgtttaattattaattgaaaataaacaaaTCTTAGATTTTGGTTTAATTAATAAATACAGAAAAGGTGCATTTCAATGTCATCATTAATAGTACATTAGGATTGAAAGGGTGTATGGCTGTATATTTTTTATTACATTAGGATTGAACGGGGTGTATGGCTgtatatttttttatctttctattttattttatatattcaatGTAATGAGTTGATATCTTTATTTGTATATAACTGTATAGGAGAAAGGATCTAGTAGTTGAGCATGCTTCAATAGAGAAAGAGCACCACTAGTCATTATAGCTCTAATAATTGAACACTCTTACACTCAGCTCCCAATTATTACTTTTAAAGAAActtaaaaaacaaactaaaagcccAATAAATaatttcacatgtatcaatagctgcccatttttaaagaatttttggaccataattgaccCATTTGCACACCATTATTGACACCCATGACACACGACTTCTGAGggatttgtgcataagtattgaaaATTTTAAGTGCATAATTATTGGGACGTCTTTAATTAGGTATCAGACgatactttgaaatgtgtactttttgacccttatgCGCATACCAGGTCCCATAGTGTGCATTGTTgctacccaaaagccaaaacaatagctataagtagttaagtgcATGTAGAGATGACAAATTTATTTTTGGCAAAATCTGATTTACTATTTAGAATCTATGTGTGCgtgaagttagctataacaactacTCGTACGCTTCCCCTAGTTGTTATAGCATTTATTGATTTAATGTCTAATATTTATAACAATATTGtatcaatagttgtgactttaaagttgctaaaattgatgataagtactcataattgaatgaaatgtatttatTATACTTAAAAAGCAACACATCATGCAATAGCACATTAGTGCACAAATAAGACATGATTTAGTGTACAACTACGGGTCTGACTTTTTGGGGGGCTTTTTTGGACACTTTGAAAAGCATGTTGATGTGCttttgaaaccttagttataagcaagggacttgctaAATAAGATGATGTAAAATAATGGGAATGATTGGAAATtgccacgtaagattttgagaagcgttaAGTTAAGATGCTCAATTATATAAGATTTAAGATTGCATATCAAATTTTCAATTTGATAGGAAACACCTCAAACCACCTT contains the following coding sequences:
- the LOC131859569 gene encoding TMV resistance protein N-like isoform X1, with product MSHSRPCSSAEPSLCFDVNKTSDVFLSFRGPDTREGFVRRLYSALDREGINTFLDEESLEKGDHIPSCLETGIKESRICIPIFSKRFPESKWCLQEVSLMVKYGLKICPLFYDVLPKDLRCWDGSEYAEYFKQHESQQRLSSELILEYKNALRNVSDLNGWCFNQLNGRDDDLLIQRVVADVQKSLHSNKMYLDISECFGLDGSVNNLKRLLNVVGHQKKMVKVGLHGMGGIGKTTLAKIVCKELPFSQFQVFCFVPSVGERSQEANGLVKLQTHMLKCISRFRGEVDHVDQGKGLLQDWLRGKRILLLLDDIESAEQLEALAGNYRDFGVGSCVIITSRDEHILKMANVDVIYEVRRLAYNHAMQLFNFHAFLNSCCVDQELQTLSHDIVSACEGLPLALQLLGKSLFGEGDRDVWKEMVGKLRCEPNLHKKLRVSYDSLDSLEKEMFHDIACFFTWREKEIVMIFWEGLIQSPHASLRSLLQKSFVSFGCSNEFLMHRCLRDLGRSISNEISREPRKRTRVFDEDDAHHVLRQPSKKAKLVRYFSYEPKEPMTLKAEMFKSLYNLWFLRLADIGIEGHFSEEFSLGDLRWLSLRKFSSKRLPQGMNLRSLVILEVTDSQITHLWDETTEDPTMRPGNLKVLILRGCASLESLPATLCYTPLQMLDLHNCHSLSSLPNTVGSWASLVTLDMEGCSVSSLPRDFGDLVNLKELNLSRCRNLSVIPASFGNLTRLERLEIHHNDKLTELPDSFCGLKSLAHLDFSYCHSLSSLPNTVGSLISLVCLEMEECSIYSLPQNLCNLANLQELNLSYCQHLSSLPANFGNLTRLERLQIPHIPGLTELPNSFGGLKTLAYLDASYCGLTDNGLPATISELCALKIIHLEGNRICRLPSGLEKLTQLEELHVDDCRELAVLSALPSSLQLLYARNCFGLNTICCLPALPSLMTLDVSKSCHLTQLHGLVSLKQLTTLNLVGCSGIFSCGVLESCLTGLTALECVFVGGPGVSSAQLQIFYDSYKDFSFRENCLLANLDAPVNWLQGEACGQDGYSIDYCTEKNKVENCAGYIVCLVSSGQVQIREDCGVNPGINRLSYTIERDDSLLTCPVNHQNSTIDGGDYLEVRLVRAETTPDFAWLKGGDKVRVNARSDYENWKASFKFLMYEETTPSHGQKPPKMITFVM
- the LOC131859569 gene encoding disease resistance protein RUN1-like isoform X2, whose protein sequence is MYLDISECFGLDGSVNNLKRLLNVVGHQKKMVKVGLHGMGGIGKTTLAKIVCKELPFSQFQVFCFVPSVGERSQEANGLVKLQTHMLKCISRFRGEVDHVDQGKGLLQDWLRGKRILLLLDDIESAEQLEALAGNYRDFGVGSCVIITSRDEHILKMANVDVIYEVRRLAYNHAMQLFNFHAFLNSCCVDQELQTLSHDIVSACEGLPLALQLLGKSLFGEGDRDVWKEMVGKLRCEPNLHKKLRVSYDSLDSLEKEMFHDIACFFTWREKEIVMIFWEGLIQSPHASLRSLLQKSFVSFGCSNEFLMHRCLRDLGRSISNEISREPRKRTRVFDEDDAHHVLRQPSKKAKLVRYFSYEPKEPMTLKAEMFKSLYNLWFLRLADIGIEGHFSEEFSLGDLRWLSLRKFSSKRLPQGMNLRSLVILEVTDSQITHLWDETTEDPTMRPGNLKVLILRGCASLESLPATLCYTPLQMLDLHNCHSLSSLPNTVGSWASLVTLDMEGCSVSSLPRDFGDLVNLKELNLSRCRNLSVIPASFGNLTRLERLEIHHNDKLTELPDSFCGLKSLAHLDFSYCHSLSSLPNTVGSLISLVCLEMEECSIYSLPQNLCNLANLQELNLSYCQHLSSLPANFGNLTRLERLQIPHIPGLTELPNSFGGLKTLAYLDASYCGLTDNGLPATISELCALKIIHLEGNRICRLPSGLEKLTQLEELHVDDCRELAVLSALPSSLQLLYARNCFGLNTICCLPALPSLMTLDVSKSCHLTQLHGLVSLKQLTTLNLVGCSGIFSCGVLESCLTGLTALECVFVGGPGVSSAQLQIFYDSYKDFSFRENCLLANLDAPVNWLQGEACGQDGYSIDYCTEKNKVENCAGYIVCLVSSGQVQIREDCGVNPGINRLSYTIERDDSLLTCPVNHQNSTIDGGDYLEVRLVRAETTPDFAWLKGGDKVRVNARSDYENWKASFKFLMYEETTPSHGQKPPKMITFVM